From one Butyricimonas faecihominis genomic stretch:
- a CDS encoding flavodoxin family protein — protein sequence MGKNILILEGSPRSNGNSDMLAEAFATGARAKGYDVSVIKVPGYKVNGCFACGMCWSMGTPCVQSDDMEKIFPEIEQADMIVFASPLYFFSWPTQIKSVIDRLYPYALEKSERSVAGKECALLLAAATDVQEEAKGMLESYRILAEYMHWHSVGEVVAYGVDKKGDVRNTAYLEQAQELGSR from the coding sequence ATGGGCAAAAACATTTTGATTTTAGAGGGAAGTCCCCGGTCAAACGGGAACAGTGATATGCTGGCAGAGGCTTTTGCCACGGGTGCTAGGGCTAAGGGATATGACGTGAGCGTGATAAAAGTTCCGGGCTACAAGGTAAACGGGTGTTTTGCCTGTGGTATGTGCTGGTCAATGGGAACACCTTGCGTGCAGTCGGATGATATGGAGAAGATTTTTCCGGAGATAGAACAAGCGGATATGATCGTGTTTGCTTCTCCTCTTTACTTTTTTAGCTGGCCGACTCAGATAAAAAGCGTTATAGATCGCTTGTATCCTTATGCTTTGGAGAAAAGTGAACGGAGTGTGGCAGGTAAGGAGTGTGCTTTGTTGCTTGCAGCGGCAACGGATGTACAGGAAGAGGCGAAAGGTATGTTGGAATCCTATCGAATTTTGGCAGAATACATGCATTGGCATTCTGTTGGTGAGGTTGTAGCTTACGGGGTTGATAAAAAAGGAGATGTTCGAAATACGGCGTATCTCGAACAAGCTCAGGAGTTAGGTTCTCGTTAA
- a CDS encoding beta-mannosidase: protein MNKIVWMLFFGCITWGMVGCSTEKEIRTELNSGWQFRQRDSGTWLPATVPGTVHTDLLANGKIENPFYRMNELQLQWIDKKDWEYRTEFTVSEEIGKKVNQRITFTGLDTYADVYLNGEKLGSTDNMFRTWRFDVEGKLKVGRNELHIVFASPTLKGREEMERYGLRLPADNDQSVRGEMGNDRVSVYTRKAPYHYGWDWGPRLVTSGIWRPVILEAWNDVKVVDVFIRQPSVTKEKAQLVAEVCVNSDKQQSVTIAIMNEGKMLLQEQKELRRGENKISIPYVIQNPRLWWSNGLGEQNLYNFTILVTSEEGVVSEKKVTTGLRSLRLVREKDQWGESFGFELNGVPVFAKGANAIPNDVFLPRVTPDLYEKMVLDAANANMNMIRIWGGGIYEDDAFFEFCDKYGIMVWQDFMFACAMYPGNQEFLDNVRQEAIDNVTRIRNHPSIALWCGNNENALAWRYGAPGGWGWKNAFTKEEQDTVFKAYYTVFHEILPQVVKDYTDGDDYWPSSPMAGPEPDQHGLDGTTSGDQHYWGVWHGFRPLESFDEVTTRFCSEYGFQSFPEMSTIETYALPEDYDIESEVMKSHQRSYIGNGRILDYMKMYYWVPEEFEQFIYMTHVLQGLATKMGIEAHRRNMPYCMGSLIWQINDCWPVASWSTTDYYHKWKAAHYMMRDCFKEVIVAPKWEGDSLAIYAVSDRQEMIQGRLVVEVLDFQGNSISSVEKGVDVTANTSTVLWKLNREVLLAGGSENEVVLVVRLQEGDQVLDEKNIYFVYHKDLDLPTPHFSVQAGEENDEKFIQVSSDKLACNVMFCIPGESAFFSDNYIDIIPGRNYKIKVDTDLSPTQIQERIKIRYVH from the coding sequence ATGAATAAAATAGTTTGGATGCTGTTTTTCGGTTGTATCACCTGGGGAATGGTCGGGTGTTCAACCGAAAAAGAGATTCGTACGGAACTGAATTCCGGTTGGCAATTCCGTCAGAGGGATTCGGGGACGTGGTTACCCGCAACAGTACCCGGTACGGTACACACGGATTTGTTGGCTAACGGGAAGATTGAAAATCCTTTTTACCGGATGAATGAATTGCAGTTGCAATGGATTGATAAGAAGGATTGGGAGTACCGGACGGAGTTCACGGTTTCGGAGGAAATAGGGAAAAAGGTCAATCAACGGATCACGTTCACGGGGTTGGATACATACGCCGATGTTTATTTGAACGGGGAGAAGTTGGGAAGTACGGATAATATGTTCCGGACGTGGAGGTTTGATGTTGAAGGAAAACTGAAAGTTGGTCGTAATGAGTTGCATATTGTGTTTGCTTCCCCGACTTTGAAGGGACGGGAAGAGATGGAACGTTACGGTTTGAGACTACCTGCGGATAATGATCAGAGTGTTCGGGGGGAGATGGGAAATGACCGGGTTAGCGTGTACACTCGTAAGGCTCCTTACCATTATGGTTGGGATTGGGGGCCTCGTTTGGTGACTTCCGGTATCTGGCGTCCGGTGATTCTGGAGGCTTGGAATGACGTGAAGGTGGTGGATGTGTTTATTCGCCAGCCTTCCGTAACAAAGGAAAAGGCTCAACTGGTGGCGGAGGTTTGTGTGAACTCGGACAAGCAACAGAGTGTCACGATAGCGATTATGAATGAGGGGAAGATGTTGTTGCAGGAGCAAAAAGAGTTAAGAAGAGGGGAAAACAAAATATCTATTCCTTATGTAATTCAGAATCCTCGCTTGTGGTGGAGTAACGGGTTAGGGGAACAGAACTTGTACAATTTCACGATTCTGGTGACTAGCGAGGAAGGTGTTGTGTCGGAAAAGAAGGTGACGACGGGCTTGCGGTCGTTGAGGTTAGTTCGGGAAAAGGATCAATGGGGAGAGTCTTTCGGCTTCGAGTTGAATGGAGTACCCGTGTTTGCCAAGGGGGCTAACGCTATCCCGAATGACGTGTTCTTGCCTCGTGTAACCCCGGATTTGTATGAAAAAATGGTGTTGGATGCGGCGAATGCCAACATGAATATGATCAGGATATGGGGTGGCGGTATATACGAGGATGATGCATTTTTTGAATTCTGTGATAAGTACGGGATCATGGTGTGGCAGGATTTCATGTTTGCCTGCGCGATGTATCCCGGAAATCAAGAGTTTTTGGATAACGTGCGTCAAGAGGCTATTGACAATGTTACTCGAATCCGGAATCATCCTAGTATCGCTTTGTGGTGTGGGAATAATGAAAACGCTTTGGCTTGGCGATATGGTGCGCCCGGGGGATGGGGATGGAAGAACGCTTTCACGAAGGAGGAACAGGATACGGTTTTCAAGGCTTACTATACTGTTTTTCACGAGATACTTCCCCAAGTGGTGAAGGATTACACGGATGGGGATGATTACTGGCCTTCCTCGCCGATGGCGGGACCGGAACCGGATCAACATGGTTTGGACGGGACGACTTCGGGTGACCAGCATTACTGGGGCGTGTGGCATGGTTTCCGACCGTTGGAAAGTTTTGACGAGGTGACTACCCGTTTTTGTAGTGAATACGGTTTTCAGTCCTTCCCGGAGATGAGTACGATAGAAACGTATGCACTACCGGAGGATTATGATATAGAATCGGAGGTGATGAAATCACACCAAAGGAGTTATATTGGTAACGGGCGTATTTTGGATTATATGAAAATGTATTACTGGGTTCCGGAAGAGTTTGAACAGTTTATTTACATGACCCACGTGTTACAGGGGTTGGCTACGAAAATGGGTATCGAGGCACATCGTCGGAATATGCCTTATTGTATGGGCTCTCTGATCTGGCAGATCAATGATTGTTGGCCTGTTGCCAGTTGGTCGACGACGGATTATTATCATAAATGGAAAGCGGCGCATTACATGATGCGGGATTGTTTTAAAGAGGTGATCGTTGCTCCGAAATGGGAGGGGGATTCCTTGGCAATTTATGCCGTGAGTGATAGGCAGGAAATGATTCAGGGGAGGCTGGTCGTTGAGGTGCTGGATTTTCAAGGAAATTCTATTTCCTCTGTAGAAAAAGGAGTAGATGTGACGGCAAATACTTCAACCGTTTTGTGGAAATTGAACCGGGAGGTATTGCTTGCAGGAGGTTCGGAGAATGAGGTGGTGCTTGTGGTACGTTTGCAGGAAGGCGATCAGGTTTTAGATGAAAAGAATATTTATTTCGTGTATCATAAAGATTTGGATTTACCGACACCTCATTTTTCTGTTCAGGCCGGGGAGGAAAATGATGAAAAATTTATTCAGGTATCCTCGGATAAACTGGCTTGTAATGTTATGTTCTGTATTCCGGGAGAATCGGCTTTCTTTTCGGATAATTATATAGATATAATTCCGGGAAGGAATTATAAGATAAAAGTTGACACGGATTTATCTCCAACACAAATACAGGAGCGGATAAAGATACGCTATGTACATTAA
- a CDS encoding outer membrane beta-barrel protein codes for MQLHIYKIVFLLFMLTMPVTIFAQTQKKDTIRKDTATIPEKKAVKYTLKGIVTGDTDDETLPGAHIYIGEDKKPTTVTNAMGEFTLKDLLPGELVITASFVGYQATSKKYLVKADTNIGMIKLLPEVLEEVVITAKPPLIIQKGDTTEFNANALKVPEDAELEDLLKKLPGFQIVDGKLMANGEEVKKIYIDGTEYFLSNPMAALQTLPASLVNKIKMFDGKSEEADFSGYDDGKRFRSLNIETKNPNQLKVFGKANLGYGISEDLEDSFKDNNYNLGASANAFNKKQKFSIQGSLRNTNQGSELPNAQYHGKGGNNRGKSYSVDFANTFKKGTDIGGSYSGSNSESYSANSSIQEYFPSESYQSNIYNSESHSWSESSSHNVNTRFNYSMNKKNRFYFTPSFSFSKSDSRSLNMNSNIQDNDTINITNSKNQSHSENRSFGGNFSWMHAFQKTGRTLTLNGNINIGKSKNNNTQQDSSIINKKDTLRNLINTSESISNSYTGSISYSEPLTEKARLSFNYSFSYNKNTSDKESMSYKDALFTEVIGIDTALTNKISTVRSSNNLGIRYGYNQEKFYFSAGGSINLSREENKYEYLNAPDSNVRNNYLNLSPQVNFSYHFSKKSTMTFYYNGNTDSPRAEQLQDILDVRDQLNISTGNPNLKKTFSQSASMSFNRNIVSEENFSFLNVNLSFRNSFNNIATATQFISKDTVINGYQILQGARLTRPVNLNGQWGLSMNSSYSFEIKSLKLRLSPSLSYSYSRTPSIYDNIKNLTNSHNASFGLNINSNISENLDYNISSRTSYTNSTSTTTEGSSSFSQSVNASAKWVFWKEFILAGDYSYSYTLSKKGGNVNQSNSLLNMEIGKKFLKRKQLQVRFKAMDILRQRNLLNYSIQDLYTQTSYSTNERNYYMLTVSYRFNSIGKKKEGRGPEGTPPPGFF; via the coding sequence ATGCAACTTCATATCTACAAAATAGTCTTTCTTTTGTTCATGTTGACCATGCCCGTGACAATATTTGCCCAAACGCAAAAAAAAGACACGATTAGAAAAGATACAGCCACAATACCTGAAAAAAAAGCAGTCAAATATACACTAAAAGGGATCGTCACAGGAGACACTGATGACGAAACTCTGCCGGGCGCACACATTTACATTGGAGAAGACAAAAAACCAACTACCGTAACCAACGCCATGGGAGAATTCACCCTAAAAGACCTTCTTCCGGGTGAACTGGTCATTACCGCTTCTTTTGTCGGGTATCAAGCGACAAGCAAAAAATATCTGGTGAAAGCAGATACAAATATCGGAATGATCAAACTCCTTCCAGAAGTTTTGGAAGAAGTTGTTATTACCGCAAAACCACCTCTAATCATCCAAAAAGGTGACACGACAGAATTCAACGCAAATGCATTGAAGGTTCCAGAGGATGCTGAATTGGAAGATTTGTTGAAAAAATTACCCGGTTTCCAAATCGTCGACGGAAAATTAATGGCGAACGGGGAAGAAGTCAAGAAAATCTATATTGATGGAACCGAATATTTCCTTAGCAACCCGATGGCCGCACTTCAAACACTTCCGGCCAGCCTCGTCAACAAGATAAAGATGTTTGACGGGAAAAGTGAAGAAGCTGATTTCTCAGGATATGACGACGGGAAAAGATTCCGTTCATTAAACATTGAAACCAAGAATCCCAACCAGTTAAAAGTGTTCGGTAAAGCCAACCTCGGATACGGCATCTCAGAAGACCTAGAAGATTCATTTAAAGACAACAACTATAATCTAGGAGCTTCAGCCAATGCCTTCAACAAAAAGCAAAAATTCTCCATTCAAGGAAGCTTACGTAACACCAATCAAGGTTCCGAGCTTCCCAACGCACAATATCACGGCAAAGGGGGAAATAACCGAGGAAAAAGTTACTCCGTGGACTTTGCTAACACATTTAAGAAAGGAACTGACATCGGAGGAAGTTACAGTGGTAGCAATAGTGAATCATATTCTGCCAACTCCAGCATTCAAGAATATTTTCCTTCTGAAAGTTACCAAAGTAACATATACAATTCTGAATCACACTCGTGGTCCGAAAGCTCAAGCCACAACGTGAATACTCGCTTCAACTACTCCATGAACAAGAAAAACAGATTCTACTTCACCCCTTCTTTTTCATTCAGTAAATCAGATAGCAGATCATTAAACATGAACAGTAACATTCAAGACAATGACACGATAAACATCACGAATAGTAAAAATCAAAGTCATAGTGAAAATCGTTCTTTCGGGGGTAACTTCTCATGGATGCACGCTTTCCAAAAAACCGGACGAACCCTAACATTAAATGGAAACATAAACATCGGTAAAAGCAAAAATAACAATACCCAGCAAGATAGTAGTATCATAAACAAAAAAGATACATTACGGAATCTTATCAACACCTCTGAAAGCATCTCAAATTCATACACGGGTTCTATCTCCTATTCCGAACCACTGACAGAGAAGGCCCGATTATCATTTAATTACTCTTTTAGCTACAACAAGAATACTTCCGACAAAGAAAGTATGTCTTACAAAGATGCTCTATTCACGGAAGTCATTGGTATCGATACGGCTTTAACGAATAAAATTAGTACAGTTAGATCAAGTAATAACCTAGGTATTCGTTACGGGTACAATCAAGAAAAATTTTATTTCAGTGCAGGTGGATCTATCAATCTATCAAGAGAAGAAAACAAATACGAATATCTGAATGCACCAGACTCTAACGTGAGAAATAATTACCTGAATCTCTCCCCTCAAGTGAATTTCAGCTATCACTTTTCTAAAAAGTCAACCATGACTTTCTACTACAACGGAAACACGGATTCCCCCAGAGCCGAGCAACTACAAGATATTCTTGACGTGAGAGACCAATTAAATATTTCGACAGGAAATCCGAACTTGAAAAAAACATTCTCGCAATCAGCCTCCATGTCTTTTAACCGGAATATTGTCAGTGAAGAAAATTTCAGTTTCTTGAATGTCAACCTTAGCTTCCGGAATTCATTTAACAATATTGCCACTGCAACACAATTTATTTCAAAAGACACGGTTATCAACGGTTATCAGATATTACAAGGAGCACGCCTCACCCGACCTGTAAACCTAAACGGTCAATGGGGACTTTCCATGAATTCCAGTTATTCCTTTGAAATCAAATCTTTAAAATTAAGATTAAGTCCTTCGTTATCTTACAGTTATTCTAGGACTCCTTCTATCTACGATAATATAAAGAACTTGACGAACTCTCATAACGCATCATTCGGTCTTAACATCAATAGCAACATATCAGAGAATTTGGACTATAATATATCTTCCCGTACCTCTTACACCAATTCCACGAGTACGACCACTGAAGGTTCCAGTTCTTTCTCTCAATCAGTCAATGCAAGTGCCAAATGGGTATTCTGGAAAGAATTCATCCTTGCCGGTGATTATTCATATAGCTACACACTAAGTAAAAAAGGTGGAAACGTGAACCAATCCAATAGCCTCTTGAACATGGAGATCGGGAAAAAATTCCTAAAAAGAAAACAACTCCAAGTCAGATTCAAAGCAATGGATATTTTACGTCAAAGAAACCTGTTAAATTACAGTATTCAAGACCTATACACACAAACCAGTTACAGTACAAATGAGCGAAACTACTACATGCTAACGGTTTCCTATCGCTTTAACTCTATTGGTAAAAAGAAAGAAGGAAGAGGTCCGGAAGGAACACCTCCTCCCGGATTCTTCTAA
- a CDS encoding DUF4923 family protein gives MKRVIVICCVLMCFGGVQLVQAQSLKDILNSSKVKDVVNLVTGNVIKFSDLQGTWNYVEPACKMTSGDLLKEASGSLVTSALEKKMVNIYTKLGIVPGNFSYTFSSDSTFTNTIGKKVLKGTYSLDEKTRVLTLRYMLAKTITVKSVEVQLVKSGEQVSLLFNTEKLMNFVSVLSSALKKSDKTTTSLMDGYDEILLGFEMKK, from the coding sequence ATGAAACGAGTTATTGTAATTTGTTGTGTATTGATGTGCTTTGGGGGAGTACAATTGGTACAAGCCCAATCATTGAAGGACATTTTAAATTCATCGAAGGTAAAGGATGTGGTGAATCTTGTAACAGGTAACGTGATTAAATTTTCGGATCTTCAAGGAACTTGGAATTACGTGGAGCCTGCTTGTAAAATGACGAGTGGGGATTTGTTGAAAGAGGCGAGTGGTTCGTTAGTGACTTCGGCGTTGGAGAAAAAAATGGTGAATATTTACACGAAGTTGGGGATTGTGCCGGGGAATTTCAGCTACACGTTTAGTAGTGATAGTACGTTTACTAATACGATAGGAAAAAAAGTATTAAAGGGTACGTATTCTTTGGACGAGAAAACACGAGTGTTGACATTACGTTATATGTTGGCAAAAACGATCACGGTGAAAAGTGTGGAAGTACAATTGGTAAAATCGGGGGAACAAGTATCGTTGCTTTTCAATACGGAAAAACTTATGAACTTTGTCAGTGTATTATCCTCTGCCTTGAAGAAATCAGATAAAACAACTACTTCGCTGATGGATGGGTATGATGAGATTCTTTTAGGATTTGAGATGAAGAAATAG
- a CDS encoding phosphatase PAP2 family protein, with translation MKRGLPTIIFQFALSPLLFLLLITNVSAQQKAVETSGDVIYYATPVFCLATTLLKKDYQGTKQLIFSVVTAVGTSYILKHTIHKKRPDGSNHHAFPSGHATVTFQGASFLQRRYGWKFGIPAYLLSTYVAWGRTYCDKHDWWDILCGTAIGIGSSYIFTKPYGRTRITLTPTVLQKHPGLYASITF, from the coding sequence ATGAAAAGAGGATTGCCGACAATTATTTTTCAATTTGCCCTATCACCTTTGCTATTTTTACTTTTAATCACGAACGTTTCGGCCCAACAGAAAGCTGTAGAGACCTCCGGAGACGTTATATATTACGCAACTCCCGTCTTCTGTTTAGCTACCACTCTATTGAAAAAAGACTACCAAGGAACCAAACAACTTATTTTCTCGGTGGTCACGGCTGTCGGAACCAGCTACATTTTAAAACATACGATCCACAAAAAACGGCCAGATGGAAGTAACCATCATGCATTCCCCTCCGGACATGCAACCGTCACCTTTCAAGGAGCTTCTTTTCTACAACGCCGATATGGTTGGAAATTCGGTATTCCGGCTTATCTCCTCTCCACTTATGTTGCTTGGGGACGGACTTATTGCGATAAACATGATTGGTGGGATATTCTTTGTGGTACTGCAATAGGCATCGGGAGTTCCTATATTTTCACCAAACCCTACGGTCGTACACGTATCACACTCACCCCTACCGTACTCCAGAAGCACCCCGGACTCTACGCTAGTATCACTTTCTAA